Genomic DNA from uncultured Desulfuromusa sp.:
TGGCGATCAGCCGCAGATGACGACCGCCAACATTATGCAGGCGTTCCAGTGGCTCGATCGTTTCCAGGGGTCGCATGACATGGGTCTGGTCCACTGCCCCTGCCAGGCTTGCGGTGTTTCCCTGGTTGGACTGACCAAAAACACAGTGATGGACTTTGAGGGGGTATTCTACAACGAAGACGGCATCTCCGCCCTCGACGCCATTATCAACATCTGTAACGACATGGAGATTCCGGTCGCAGCACTTGAAACCGTGGCTGACATCGATAACGTCGAAGACCTTGCTCATGCCCTGAGTCTGGCCCACTCGCAGGCATACACAGCCAAATTTCAGCCTGAAGTTGTGGTTCCTCAACGTTTTATCGATTGGGCAAAAGAGACCGGTTTGGCCGTCACAACCCCGCCGAACAGTGACCATGATCCACGGGAGTTAATCGATGCCTGATGTTCAGATATCAGCCGAACAATGTACCGGCTGTGGCATGTGCGTCAATTTCTGCCCGGTCGATGTTTTTCGGCTTGGCAGTAACGGTGAAAAAAAGGTAGCCGAGGTCCAGAATGCATCAATCTGCTGGGCTTGTGATACCTGCGTCGGTCAGTGCCCGACCAATGCTATCCGCATCATCGAAAGCGCAGAAGAAGCGGCCGAACGAGAGGCTAAGTTCAAACCGACGGCACCTCCACTTGATCAGGCCGAACAGCAGCAGTATCAAGAGTGGCATGAGATCCTGACCCAAACTCTTGGGTTGCGCTGGAATCCTGTTGCGATTTCCTTGATCGGTAAAGATCAGCCTCTGCCGGAAGCACCGATGCCCCGTGTCAAACTTCGCTACTGCCAGTCTTTGATGATGGCTCGGCGTGGCAAAACAGTCATGATGCCGGCTCAGTGCCACGCCTGCCCGGACGGCACTCATATCCTCGGTCTGACGGAAATTCCCCCCAAGCTCGCCAGTGGTGAAATGTATATCCATTTCAAGAAACTGGCCTCGATGGACGCCGCCAAGCAGATGATTAAAGAGCGGCCCCGGCTACCGGAAAAGTCGACTCTGGCAACGCTGGTCAGCCCGCTCAAGGATGCTAAGGTCACTCCTGATGTGATCGCCGTCATCGCCAAACCGGAACAAATCATGTGGTTGACCATGAGTGCCTCCTACAGCACCGGTAAACGTTTCGACTTCAAAGTCAGCGGCTACAACGCCCAGTGTGTTGAAACGACCCTGCTACCTTACACCCAGCAGCGCTTTAACCTTTCCCTCGGTTGTTACGGTTGTCGAGCCAGTTCAGATATCGGTGACGAACTGATGTTTATGGGCATTCCGCGCAAACAGTTACCTGAATTGATCAACGGGCTACAGAAATTGGGTACAAAAGCGATCGGCGACTCGCGCAACAAGATCTACCTGCCGCCGAACATCTGATTGAATGAATGCGCCCCGGGACAACATTATTCCCCGGGGCGCTATTGTTTCAGATATAAGGAAAGTAACTATGAACCTGAAATTAACGGTAAAAGCACAAAAATTTATTACTGACGAAGGCGGCTGCGCCACTATCAGCCTGATCAATAAGGTTTGCTATACCTGAGGCGGGGCTCTGTCGAGAGACACCCCATCCGTGGGATGGGGCAAACCTGAGCCTGAACAGATCGACGAATATGAAACAGTGAACATTGACGGTGCGACTTTATATATTCATCACCGGATCAAAAAGTTCACCAACGCCCGTATCGACCTCGTCACCGGAGGCGTTGGGACCAAGCTTATACTGCTGGGAGTTGCCGAGATTAAATAGCAATCTTATCGGGCGAGCTGAAATAGCAGTGACGTTGTACGTCTTCAGTAGGTTTCCAGCATGTCGCGCCGCGCCGTTGCAGTTGTTGCCACAGGTTTTTGTACCCTGTTCATCGCTTTCGGTACCAGGTATTCCTATGGCCTGCTCCTGTCATATATGCTCACATCTCTGGCGATATCGAAAATCGAGGCGGGAGTGATTTTCTCCGCCTATTTCGTGACCGGGACCGCCCTGATGGTTGCCGCGCTGAATTTCATGCTGATCAAAAGCCGCCCGGAGACAGCGTCCGCAGCGACGCAAGTGGTCCCCAAAAGGGCAGCTCATCCCCTGCGGAACAGCGTCAGAATTGTGGGGACGAGTCACTCTGATGTTTTTGCTCTCTGTTGGTCTCGTTCTTCAATAAGTTGCTGTCTGCGTAATTGACATATAAGTACTGGTTTTCCATTCAACAATCGATACATCCGATAACCACAATTACCGTAGCCACTGCAAGCGTGACATTTTAAATCCTTTATGTCAAAGCCATCAAGATCTTCTGGTTTGAGCTCGAAGTCTTTTGGAACTTTACGTGTAGACATGCGTTTAGTCCTCCTGAGTGAATGCAGCCGGCGCCATAAATCACCTCTTTCGCCGCTCCGATTTTGTATGAACTGAATACGGCGTGAAACTTACGCTGAGACTTTGCGATTGAAGCGCAGAGCGTCAGCGCAATAGACAGCCACGCCGAGCCAGATCAAGATAAAGGTGATCTGGCTATGCTGGTCAAAAGGCTCTCGATAAAGAAAAACTCCCAGTAGAAAAGCAATGCTCGGCGCCAGATACTGCAGGATACCGATCGTCGAAAGCTGCAGCTGCCGTGCCGCGGCGGCAAACCAGAGCAGCGGCAAACTGGTCGTAACACCAGCGCCAATCAGCAAGATCCCATCCCAGGACAGGACCAGAAACGGACTGCCATGATAAATTTGCCGATAGAGTAAATAAATTAGTGCCGGGACAACCAGGACAAAGGTTTCAACTAGCAATCCAGGGATGGGAGCCACCACGGTTTTTTTCCGTAGATAGCCATAAAAAGCAAATAAAAAAGCCAGGGACAGGGCATATTTCGGCAGAGTGCCATAACCGAGCAAAGAATAAACAACTCCCGCAAAAGCACAAAGAACAGCAACCGTCTGCAAACGGCTGAAACGCTCCTTTAACAGCAATACCCCCAACAGAATATTGACCATGGGGGTAATATAATAGCCCAGGCTGGTTTCAACAACGTGTCCCGTATTGACCGCCACGATATAAATTAACCAGTTTCCACCGATTAACAAACTGCTGACAGAAAGACGTCCCATATCTGCTGGAGCCGCAACGATCTGTCGCACCTCTTCCCATCTATGCTGCCAGCTGATGATTAAACAAAGAAAAACACAGGACCAGATTATCCGATGGCAGAGAATTTCAAATGGAGGTACAGCAGCCAACTGCTTCCAGTAAACAGGTAGGAAGCCCCAGGCGACAAAGGCTGCCAAGCCGAAAAGTGGCCCCGAAAATCGAGAACTCATAACAAACCTCTTAGCGGGAACACAAATTCCCTGGCAAAAAAACATAAGCATGAGACCAAAAGTCAAAAGAAACATCTCACACCGAAATATAGATAAAAAAACATTCCCGCATTGGAAGATAGTTAGACGTTTTCTTCCTGCCGATTTGAAGATCACGGTTTCCGTACAATAAAATCAAACCCAGCTTCTAACAGTTCCCATCCGACAACTGCCGGGAGAAATCTTTGAGAGCGGCCCGCAAACGTAGAATATTCGACATTTGCTGCTTATCAGTACGGCTACGTCCCTGCCCACGCTGAATCCGCAAACTGGCATAGCACCTGTTCGGCGGTCGGCCCATAATAAGGATGCGATCGGCCAGATAAGCCGCTTCTTCAACGCTATGGGTCACGAAAACAACTGTTTGTCGGCGCTTAGCACAGATCTTCAGCAGTTGATCCTGCAGATGCTCGCGGGTATCAGCATCGAGGGCGCTGAAAGGTTCATCCATCAGTAACAGCCGTGGCTGCAAGGCAAGCACCCGAGCCAATGCGGCCCGCTGCTTCATTCCGCCAGAAAGTTGATGCGGATAAGCCTGCTGCGAACAATTCAGATCGACCAGAGCGAGGCTATCGTTCACAATCCGTTGCAGTTCCGTTTTCTTCATGCCTGCTGCTTTAAGCCCCAACTCGATGTTGCGACGCAGATTCATCCAGGGAAACAGCGTGGCTTCCTGAAAAACAACGGCACGTTCCGGTTCGGGGCTGTTGATCGGTCGACTATCAAAATAAATTTTGCCTCGATCCGGTTGAATAAACCCGGCAATCATATTGAGCAAAGTCGATTTGCCGCAACCACTCGGTCCGATGATACAGACAAACTCACCTTCGGCGACAGCAAAGGAGAGGTTTTCCACCACCGCTGCAGACTCGCACCCATTGACTTGAGGATAAGCCTTGCTGACGTCATCTACTTCAATCAACATGCTCATACCTCCCTTTTCAAACCCCAGAGTTCGATAGTTCTTCTTTCCAACGGGATAAAGATGACCTGCTCGACGATCAAGCCGATGACACAGATGATGGCAATACAGACAAAGGCTTTAGCAAAGTCGAGAGTCCACCGGGACTGGATGATGGCGTAACCGAGTCCAGTTCCTCTGCCAACGACCATTTCGGCTGCGACCAGCACCCGCCAGCTGCTGCCAAGCCCGACCCGCAATCCACTCAGGATATGAGGTAGTGCTCCTGGCAACAGCACTGTCCGAAACAACATGCGGTTATTCAGGCCCAGCATACGAGCGGCACGAATATACATCTCATCAACCCGCTTAACGCCACCAGCAACATTGATGGCAATCGGTGAAAAAGCAGTCACAGCGATCATGAAAAGGGTCGAAGCGTCACCGATTCCGAATAACAGAATGGCAACAGGAATCCAGGCCAACCCCGGGATTAACTGCAGTACTTGGACTGATGGCATAGTCAGCCGCTCAAAAGTCCGCCAACGTCCGGCTGCCATGCCGATCAATGCCCCGCCAATAACGGCAATAAAAAAGCCGCTCAACCAACGCCCCATACTGCTGAGGGTGTGCAGGTAGATCGAATGCCCCAGAAACGGCTCCCCAGACAGCATCTTCAACAGCTTCCAAGCTGTTTCGAAAGGCGTCGGAAAAGGGGCGCCGCGCCACCAGTCAACACCCCAGGCAACAGCCTGCCAACCGAAAATAATCAGCAGCAGGGACGCACCGCCATAAAGCAGGCGACCGTAATCACAAACTTTTCTGTTTGTTTGCAAAGCGACAGCCGTCTTCGCTTCCTTGATTGCCACATTGTCCATAAACCCTGCGCCTAATGGTTATTATTAGAGGTTGGGAACAACGGACAAAGCTTCCCGGCACAATGATCGGCGTCCTTAAACTGATCACAAACCAATAGACTCGTCGCGGGAATAATCGTTTCGGTCATCTCTCTGGAGATAACTTCGGCTTCTTTCAGTGCCAGCATGCATTCTCGTTGACAGCACCTGCTGAAAGGATTCTCGGCAATCTTCTCTGACACCCTGATCACAATCTTTTGCACAGTTTGACGCAACTTGCCATTAAACGGCGATGCTTTCAGGATGACAGAGAATGCGATACCGACCCCGATAGCGGCGCCGTCGACACCGAAAAAAGAGCAGCATGCCCCCGGCACCAAGGTGCCGCGATTGATTCCGGTGATGATCTCTGCATCGCCGATAGCACCACCATTGTTGCGATAGGCAGCCAACAGTATTCCCGGAATCATCGGATGGTGATGCGGACCGTGGGTCGGAAACTCAGGCCGTGACCGCAACTCTTTGAAAATAGCGATGACATCCTTTTCCCTGGTGGTCAGACAGACATCGCGGATCGTATCTGCCGCCGCCTGAATATGGCAATGATCGCAGACAAAATGGCCCTTTTCACAACTGCTTTCGACCCGTTCCAGTTTGCCGCAATAGTGGCAGCTCAACTCCTGTGGTTCAGTCAAAATAGTGATCGGCTCACCACAAACCAGACAACCGGATTTGTGACTGCTCTCTACCTGTGGCCGGTCAGAGTCAGAACTGAAGTCTGGCAAACAACAGCAGCTCATATCCTGTTCCAAATTGGTCACCTGCCCCTTATCGTCCAGCAGCATGACATCTGTCCCCATCGGCAGATTCGCAGGAAGATCGACTTTAGTGCTGCAACCACGTTGAATCAGTTGGCCATTGCCGGTGACCACGCCGGCAAAAGGTCCACGGTAAAGCAAGCTGGTCTCGTTCTTGGGGCCTGGTTTGAACGCCTGGTAGGTTAGTGAGTAAAACGGATATCCCTTGATTTCGCGATAAAGATAGCGTTTGACAACGCTGGCATTTTCGAATCCGAAATCTTCCAGAATACCGAACAGATCACGCTCATGCATGGCACCGCCGATACATTCTCCACGCAATTTCTCATTCAGCTTAATCGCCAGAGGAACCTCGGTGTTGTGCACAATATCGGAAATCAGCAAACGCCCCCCCGGCTTGAGGACACGATTAATTTCCTTGAACGTCTGGCGCTTGTTAAGAGCAAGGTTGATGACGCAGTTAGAGATAATCACATCGCTGCTGTCGTCAATCAAAGGCAATTCTTCGAGGAAACCCTTCTTGAATTCAATGTTTGCGTAACCGAGCTGCTCAGCTACCTTGTTGCGAGCCGAGTTTGCTTGTGCCAACATGGTGTCAGACATATCGACACCGTAAACCCGCCCTTGTCTACCGACCTGCCTGGCAGCGATGAAGCACTCAACACCAGTTCCCGAACCGAGATCAACCAGCGTCTCGCCTGGCTGAAGGTTGCAATCCATAACCGGGCTACCGCAACCGTAACTACGTACCCGCGCGGTTTCCGGGATATGTTCAACCAACTCGATGTCATAATGAACCGGGTTGACGATATCCTCATTCACCTCTTCGGCCGCTTGCGAATAGAAAGAACGAATTGAGGCATGACCATCACCGTCCGACAGGGTAAGAACACAGTTGGAATGAGTGAAACAGACGGATTCCCCACTTTCGTCACACTCATCAACTCGCTCACTCATGCGCGACCGCAGTGAAAGGGTTTCGCGATCAGGAAACTGCTCAGCTTCACGAGCAATCAGATAAAGAGCCATATCACGGTGGAGAGAAATATAGGGATCCTGGCCGACAAACTCGCCAGAGTAGAGATAACTATGGTCGATATCTCCACCACCAAGCAGAA
This window encodes:
- a CDS encoding DUF2064 domain-containing protein; its protein translation is MSNKKNALIFFTKVPTPGLTKTRLTKEHGGIFTPEEAAELYRAVMLDTAEVGFRALEHLKTMAASSNTGAEYDFVISATPEHDHPRLKDIFDELDQRNIDLKFIADEGQNFNEHFNDAFKKLWEQGYDAAVAVGGDQPQMTTANIMQAFQWLDRFQGSHDMGLVHCPCQACGVSLVGLTKNTVMDFEGVFYNEDGISALDAIINICNDMEIPVAALETVADIDNVEDLAHALSLAHSQAYTAKFQPEVVVPQRFIDWAKETGLAVTTPPNSDHDPRELIDA
- a CDS encoding DUF169 domain-containing protein; translated protein: MPDVQISAEQCTGCGMCVNFCPVDVFRLGSNGEKKVAEVQNASICWACDTCVGQCPTNAIRIIESAEEAAEREAKFKPTAPPLDQAEQQQYQEWHEILTQTLGLRWNPVAISLIGKDQPLPEAPMPRVKLRYCQSLMMARRGKTVMMPAQCHACPDGTHILGLTEIPPKLASGEMYIHFKKLASMDAAKQMIKERPRLPEKSTLATLVSPLKDAKVTPDVIAVIAKPEQIMWLTMSASYSTGKRFDFKVSGYNAQCVETTLLPYTQQRFNLSLGCYGCRASSDIGDELMFMGIPRKQLPELINGLQKLGTKAIGDSRNKIYLPPNI
- the rarD gene encoding EamA family transporter RarD gives rise to the protein MSSRFSGPLFGLAAFVAWGFLPVYWKQLAAVPPFEILCHRIIWSCVFLCLIISWQHRWEEVRQIVAAPADMGRLSVSSLLIGGNWLIYIVAVNTGHVVETSLGYYITPMVNILLGVLLLKERFSRLQTVAVLCAFAGVVYSLLGYGTLPKYALSLAFLFAFYGYLRKKTVVAPIPGLLVETFVLVVPALIYLLYRQIYHGSPFLVLSWDGILLIGAGVTTSLPLLWFAAAARQLQLSTIGILQYLAPSIAFLLGVFLYREPFDQHSQITFILIWLGVAVYCADALRFNRKVSA
- a CDS encoding ABC transporter ATP-binding protein, coding for MLIEVDDVSKAYPQVNGCESAAVVENLSFAVAEGEFVCIIGPSGCGKSTLLNMIAGFIQPDRGKIYFDSRPINSPEPERAVVFQEATLFPWMNLRRNIELGLKAAGMKKTELQRIVNDSLALVDLNCSQQAYPHQLSGGMKQRAALARVLALQPRLLLMDEPFSALDADTREHLQDQLLKICAKRRQTVVFVTHSVEEAAYLADRILIMGRPPNRCYASLRIQRGQGRSRTDKQQMSNILRLRAALKDFSRQLSDGNC
- a CDS encoding ABC transporter permease: MDNVAIKEAKTAVALQTNRKVCDYGRLLYGGASLLLIIFGWQAVAWGVDWWRGAPFPTPFETAWKLLKMLSGEPFLGHSIYLHTLSSMGRWLSGFFIAVIGGALIGMAAGRWRTFERLTMPSVQVLQLIPGLAWIPVAILLFGIGDASTLFMIAVTAFSPIAINVAGGVKRVDEMYIRAARMLGLNNRMLFRTVLLPGALPHILSGLRVGLGSSWRVLVAAEMVVGRGTGLGYAIIQSRWTLDFAKAFVCIAIICVIGLIVEQVIFIPLERRTIELWGLKREV
- a CDS encoding DUF5714 domain-containing protein, whose translation is MNKTDSSLRDSFALYQRIDFEGTPIYVNPSAPDWFVPTSSAAAAIGRSLSGHAESGLSQHLQLVKLAERLKPVAETVYTGRAVERQLESLKECWLHMTNRCNMSCSHCLFASGEGDCAELSREDLFSAIDQAADQGCRLFYFTGGEPLVHPNFMEASERILAESDAHLVILTNGRALPKYENWLRQQDVNRLHFQISLDGMQKNHDALRGRGSFAELQKNLRWLRNIGLSASLSMSINRNNVHEMTAAVDFTAEQGIANLHFMWLFVKGKASRDLFVSPQEIFGSARMAFERAQKKRVTIDNFTIMQSQVFNFSGIRMDLNNACWESLAIGPDGAIYPTPAMVFEDDLCCGNLSEGLNQVWRQSPLMEKIRSLSVIDSPQLTSDPLRFLLGGGDIDHSYLYSGEFVGQDPYISLHRDMALYLIAREAEQFPDRETLSLRSRMSERVDECDESGESVCFTHSNCVLTLSDGDGHASIRSFYSQAAEEVNEDIVNPVHYDIELVEHIPETARVRSYGCGSPVMDCNLQPGETLVDLGSGTGVECFIAARQVGRQGRVYGVDMSDTMLAQANSARNKVAEQLGYANIEFKKGFLEELPLIDDSSDVIISNCVINLALNKRQTFKEINRVLKPGGRLLISDIVHNTEVPLAIKLNEKLRGECIGGAMHERDLFGILEDFGFENASVVKRYLYREIKGYPFYSLTYQAFKPGPKNETSLLYRGPFAGVVTGNGQLIQRGCSTKVDLPANLPMGTDVMLLDDKGQVTNLEQDMSCCCLPDFSSDSDRPQVESSHKSGCLVCGEPITILTEPQELSCHYCGKLERVESSCEKGHFVCDHCHIQAAADTIRDVCLTTREKDVIAIFKELRSRPEFPTHGPHHHPMIPGILLAAYRNNGGAIGDAEIITGINRGTLVPGACCSFFGVDGAAIGVGIAFSVILKASPFNGKLRQTVQKIVIRVSEKIAENPFSRCCQRECMLALKEAEVISREMTETIIPATSLLVCDQFKDADHCAGKLCPLFPTSNNNH